The following nucleotide sequence is from Mesobacillus jeotgali.
AAAAGATATTATAGCGATATTAGATATTGAAAGCGCCAGTTCTTCTCCATTCATGGAGGAGTTCATAACGCGCCAGGACCAGCAGATTATCCATTTGGCCAAGGGAACGGTCAAATCAATCGTGGTAACAGGAAATCATATATAT
It contains:
- the remB gene encoding extracellular matrix regulator RemB; translation: MYLHVGEEVLVRTKDIIAILDIESASSSPFMEEFITRQDQQIIHLAKGTVKSIVVTGNHIYYSPLASGTLKKRSQKLSVQEF